In Salvelinus sp. IW2-2015 unplaced genomic scaffold, ASM291031v2 Un_scaffold1126, whole genome shotgun sequence, a genomic segment contains:
- the LOC112069820 gene encoding putative fibroblast growth factor 1, with protein sequence MDSEVICSRIIQLTRLYCMNGGHDLQILPDGTVGGKGQMWTMVLVVIQGTEAGCYLALSQNCKSYQSSIVTDPFYFLEKMEVNHYNTYQAQMYKERSWYVGLKKNGKHKLDSRTHIGQKAIFLPRRLEGTGE encoded by the exons ATGG ATTCGGAAGTAATCTGCTCGAGAATAATACAACTGACCCGCCTATACTGCATGAATGGCGGACATGATCTGCAGATTCTCCCGGATGGGACGGTGGGAGGCAAGGGACAAA TGTGGACCATGGTGTTGGTTGTCATCCAGGGGACAGAGGCAGGATGCTACTTGGCCCTTAGCCAAAACTGTA aatcttaccaATCT TCGATAGTAACTGATCCGTTTTATTTCCTGGAGAAGATGGAGGTGAACCACTACAACACGTACCAGGCCCAGATGTACAAGGAGAGGAGCTGGTACGTGGGACTGAAGAAGAACGGGAAACACAAACTAGACTCCAGAACCCACATAGGGCAGAAGGCCATTTTCTTGCCACGGCGACTAGAGGGCACAGGGGAGTGA